The Pseudomonas iranensis genome includes a window with the following:
- a CDS encoding YggS family pyridoxal phosphate-dependent enzyme has translation MSTIADNILQVSSRIQAAAKAAHRDENSIHLLAVSKTKPAQALREAYAAGLRDFGENYLQEALGKQLELADLPLIWHFIGPIQSNKTRAIAEHFDWVHSVDRLKIAQRLSEQRPAELPPLNICIQVNVSGEASKSGCTPADLPALAEAISALPRLKLRGLMAIPEPTEERAEQDAAFAAVQALQASLALPLDTLSMGMSHDLESAIAQGATWVRIGTALFGARDYSQS, from the coding sequence ATGTCCACGATAGCAGACAACATCCTTCAGGTTAGTTCGCGCATCCAGGCAGCGGCCAAAGCCGCGCACCGCGACGAAAACAGCATCCATTTGCTCGCCGTGAGCAAGACCAAACCCGCCCAGGCCCTGCGCGAAGCCTACGCCGCCGGCCTGCGCGACTTCGGCGAGAACTACTTGCAGGAAGCCTTGGGCAAACAGCTGGAGCTGGCCGACCTGCCATTGATCTGGCACTTCATCGGCCCCATTCAATCGAACAAGACTCGCGCGATTGCCGAGCATTTCGACTGGGTGCACTCCGTGGATCGTCTGAAAATTGCCCAACGCCTGTCCGAACAACGCCCGGCCGAACTGCCGCCACTGAACATCTGCATTCAGGTCAATGTCAGCGGCGAGGCGAGCAAATCCGGTTGCACCCCGGCCGATCTGCCAGCGCTGGCCGAGGCCATCAGCGCGTTGCCACGCTTGAAACTGCGCGGACTGATGGCGATTCCCGAGCCGACCGAGGAGCGCGCTGAACAGGACGCTGCCTTCGCCGCCGTACAGGCATTGCAGGCGAGCCTCGCTCTGCCGCTCGACACACTGTCCATGGGCATGAGCCACGACCTTGAGTCGGCCATCGCCCAAGGCGCCACCTGGGTGCGGATCGGTACCGCGCTGTTTGGCGCCAGAGATTATTCCCAGTCTTGA
- the proC gene encoding pyrroline-5-carboxylate reductase, whose protein sequence is MSNTRIAFIGAGNMAASLIGGLRAKGLEAAQIRASDPGEDTRAKVSAEHGIETFADNAQAIDGVDVIVLAVKPQAMKAVCEAIRPSLKPNQLVVSIAAGITCASMTAWLGEQPIVRCMPNTPALLRQGVSGLYATSEVTAEQRQQAEELLSAVGIALWLEEEQQLDAVTAVSGSGPAYFFLLIEAMTAAGVKLGLPKEIAEQLTVQTALGAAHMAVSSDVDAAELRRRVTSPNGTTEAAIKSFQAGGFEALVETALGAAAHRSAEMAEQLGK, encoded by the coding sequence ATGAGCAACACACGTATTGCGTTTATCGGTGCGGGCAACATGGCGGCCAGTCTGATTGGCGGCTTGCGCGCCAAAGGTCTGGAAGCGGCGCAGATCCGCGCCAGCGATCCGGGCGAAGACACCCGCGCCAAGGTCAGCGCCGAACACGGCATCGAAACCTTCGCTGACAACGCCCAGGCCATCGACGGCGTCGATGTCATCGTGCTGGCGGTCAAGCCACAGGCGATGAAAGCCGTGTGCGAGGCGATTCGCCCAAGCCTGAAACCGAATCAACTGGTGGTGTCGATCGCCGCCGGCATTACCTGCGCGAGCATGACCGCGTGGCTCGGCGAACAGCCAATCGTGCGCTGCATGCCGAACACCCCGGCGCTGCTGCGTCAGGGTGTCAGCGGTTTGTACGCGACCAGCGAAGTAACCGCCGAGCAGCGTCAGCAAGCCGAAGAGCTGCTGTCCGCCGTCGGCATCGCCCTGTGGCTGGAAGAAGAACAGCAACTGGACGCGGTCACCGCAGTGTCCGGCTCCGGCCCGGCGTACTTCTTCCTGCTGATCGAAGCCATGACCGCCGCCGGCGTCAAACTTGGCCTGCCAAAAGAGATCGCTGAGCAACTGACCGTGCAGACTGCTCTGGGCGCCGCGCACATGGCGGTGTCCAGCGATGTCGACGCCGCCGAATTGCGTCGCCGCGTGACCTCGCCAAACGGCACCACGGAAGCTGCGATCAAATCATTCCAGGCTGGCGGCTTCGAAGCGCTGGTTGAAACCGCACTCGGCGCCGCCGCGCACCGCTCGGCCGAAATGGCCGAACAACTGGGCAAATAA
- a CDS encoding YggT family protein, with amino-acid sequence MIGLNTAAVYVLQTLGSLYLLIVLLRFVLQLVRANFYNPLCQFVVKATQPLLKPLRRIIPSLFGLDMSSLVLAILVQLLLMALTLLLTYGTTGNPLQLVIWSLIGVTALFLKIFFFALIISVILSWVAPGSHNPGAELVNQICEPALAPFRRFLPNLGGLDLSPIFAFLALKLIDMLVINNLAAMTMMPEILRLLM; translated from the coding sequence ATGATCGGATTGAACACCGCAGCGGTTTACGTGCTGCAAACCCTCGGCAGCCTGTACCTGCTGATCGTGCTGCTGCGCTTCGTCCTGCAACTGGTGCGGGCGAACTTCTACAACCCGCTGTGCCAGTTCGTGGTCAAGGCCACTCAGCCGCTGCTCAAGCCTTTGCGCCGGATCATCCCGAGCCTGTTCGGCCTCGACATGTCGTCGCTGGTGCTGGCGATTCTGGTGCAACTGCTGCTGATGGCGCTGACCCTGCTGCTGACCTACGGCACCACCGGCAACCCGCTGCAACTGGTGATCTGGTCGCTGATCGGCGTCACCGCGCTGTTCCTGAAGATCTTCTTCTTCGCCCTGATCATCAGCGTGATCCTGTCGTGGGTTGCACCGGGTAGCCACAATCCGGGCGCCGAATTGGTCAACCAGATCTGTGAGCCGGCGCTGGCACCGTTCCGCCGCTTCCTGCCGAACCTCGGCGGCCTGGACCTGTCGCCGATCTTCGCCTTCCTTGCGCTGAAATTGATCGACATGCTGGTGATCAACAATCTGGCGGCGATGACGATGATGCCGGAGATTCTGCGTTTGCTGATGTGA
- the metX gene encoding homoserine O-succinyltransferase MetX, which yields MPTAFPADSVGLVTPQTAHFSEPLALACGRSLAAYDLIYETYGTLNAQASNAVLICHALSGHHHAAGYHSVDDRKPGWWDSCIGPGKPIDTNKFFVVSLNNLGGCNGSTGPSSVNPETGKPFGADFPVLTVEDWVHSQARLADLLGIGQWAAVIGGSLGGMQALQWTITYPDRVRHCLAIASAPKLSAQNIAFNEVARQAILTDPEFHGGSFQEAGVIPKRGLMLARMVGHITYLSDDSMGEKFGRGLKSEKLNYDFHSVEFQVESYLRYQGEEFSGRFDANTYLLMTKALDYFDPAANFDDDLAKTFENATAKFCVMSFTTDWRFSPARSRELVDALMAARKDVSYLEIDAPQGHDAFLIPIPRYLQAFGNYMNRISL from the coding sequence ATGCCAACTGCCTTTCCCGCCGATTCTGTTGGTCTGGTAACGCCGCAAACCGCGCATTTCAGCGAACCGCTGGCGCTGGCCTGTGGCCGTTCGCTGGCCGCTTATGACCTGATTTATGAAACCTACGGCACGCTGAACGCCCAGGCGAGCAACGCCGTGCTGATCTGCCACGCGCTGTCCGGTCATCATCACGCCGCTGGTTATCACAGCGTCGACGACCGCAAGCCCGGTTGGTGGGACAGTTGCATCGGCCCCGGCAAGCCGATCGACACCAACAAGTTCTTCGTCGTCAGCCTGAACAACCTCGGCGGCTGCAACGGCTCCACCGGCCCGAGCAGCGTCAACCCGGAAACCGGCAAGCCGTTCGGCGCCGATTTCCCGGTGCTCACCGTGGAAGACTGGGTGCACAGCCAGGCGCGTCTGGCTGACCTGCTCGGCATCGGCCAGTGGGCAGCGGTGATCGGCGGCAGCCTCGGCGGCATGCAGGCCCTGCAATGGACCATCACCTACCCGGATCGCGTGCGGCATTGCCTGGCGATCGCCTCGGCGCCTAAATTGTCGGCGCAGAACATCGCCTTCAACGAAGTCGCACGCCAAGCGATCCTCACCGATCCGGAATTCCACGGCGGTTCGTTCCAGGAAGCCGGCGTGATCCCCAAGCGCGGGCTGATGCTGGCGCGCATGGTCGGGCACATCACCTATCTGTCCGACGACTCCATGGGTGAGAAATTCGGCCGTGGCCTGAAGAGCGAAAAGCTCAACTACGACTTCCACAGTGTCGAGTTCCAGGTCGAAAGCTACCTGCGTTATCAGGGAGAAGAGTTCTCCGGGCGCTTCGATGCCAACACTTATCTGTTGATGACCAAAGCGCTGGATTACTTCGATCCGGCGGCGAACTTCGACGATGACTTGGCGAAAACCTTCGAAAACGCCACAGCCAAATTCTGCGTGATGTCGTTCACCACCGACTGGCGCTTCTCCCCGGCACGCTCGCGCGAGCTGGTGGATGCGCTAATGGCCGCGCGCAAGGACGTCAGTTATCTGGAAATCGATGCGCCGCAAGGCCACGACGCCTTCCTGATTCCGATCCCGCGTTATTTGCAGGCGTTCGGCAATTACATGAACCGCATTTCGTTGTGA
- the metW gene encoding methionine biosynthesis protein MetW — protein sequence MRADLEIIQEWIPAGSRVLDLGCGDGELLTWLRDNKNVTGYGLENDADNIAECVAKGINVIEQDLDKGLGNFASNSFDIVVMTQALQAVHYPDKILDEMLRVGRQCIITFPNFGHWRCRWYLASKGRMPVSEFLPYTWYNTPNIHFCTFEDFEELCRERDAKVIDRLAVDQQHRHGWASKLWPNLLGEIGIYRVSSPQLADHRVAV from the coding sequence ATGAGAGCTGATCTGGAAATCATCCAGGAATGGATCCCCGCCGGCAGCCGCGTCCTCGACCTGGGTTGCGGTGACGGCGAGCTGCTGACCTGGCTGCGCGATAACAAGAACGTCACCGGTTATGGCCTGGAAAACGACGCCGACAACATCGCCGAGTGCGTGGCCAAGGGCATCAACGTCATCGAGCAGGATCTGGACAAAGGCCTGGGCAATTTTGCCAGCAACAGTTTCGACATTGTCGTCATGACCCAGGCCCTGCAAGCGGTGCATTACCCGGACAAGATCCTCGACGAAATGCTCCGGGTCGGCCGTCAGTGCATCATCACCTTCCCCAACTTCGGCCACTGGCGCTGCCGCTGGTATCTGGCGAGCAAGGGCCGCATGCCGGTCTCGGAATTCCTGCCCTACACCTGGTACAACACGCCGAACATCCACTTCTGCACATTCGAGGATTTCGAAGAACTGTGCCGCGAACGTGATGCGAAGGTCATTGATCGGCTTGCCGTGGATCAACAGCACCGGCACGGGTGGGCCAGTAAGCTATGGCCTAATCTGTTAGGTGAAATCGGTATCTACCGCGTCAGCAGTCCGCAGTTGGCGGATCACCGAGTCGCGGTCTGA
- a CDS encoding DUF4426 domain-containing protein, which produces MSRLALLLLTACLSASAMAADVIKGERKETFGDITVHYNTFNSTFLQPDIAKAAELIRSKNQGVINVSVVKDGKPVIASVTGTIKDLTSNSVALKFRQVTEQGAIYYIAQYPVPQQETRTFEIKVQNGDKINTINFNQELFPGE; this is translated from the coding sequence ATGAGTCGTCTAGCGTTGCTGTTACTCACCGCCTGCCTGAGCGCCAGCGCCATGGCGGCGGACGTCATCAAAGGTGAACGCAAGGAAACCTTCGGCGACATCACGGTGCACTACAACACTTTCAACTCGACGTTCCTGCAACCGGACATCGCCAAGGCTGCCGAGCTGATCCGCAGCAAGAATCAGGGCGTGATCAACGTCTCGGTGGTCAAGGACGGCAAACCGGTGATCGCCAGCGTCACCGGCACGATCAAGGACCTGACCAGCAACAGCGTGGCGCTGAAATTCCGCCAGGTCACCGAACAGGGCGCGATCTACTACATCGCCCAGTATCCGGTGCCGCAGCAGGAAACCCGCACCTTTGAAATCAAGGTGCAGAACGGCGACAAGATCAACACCATCAATTTCAACCAAGAACTCTTTCCCGGCGAATGA
- the rdgB gene encoding RdgB/HAM1 family non-canonical purine NTP pyrophosphatase, whose product MMNIKQLVLASHNAGKLKELQAMLGDSVQLRSIGEWSKVEPEETGLSFVENAILKARNAARISGLPALADDSGLAVDFLGGAPGIYSARYADGQGDAANNAKLIDALKDVPQAERGAQFVCVLALVRHADDPLPILCEGLWHGRILNAASGAHGFGYDPLFWVPERDCSSAELSPADKNQISHRARAMDLLRQRLGLK is encoded by the coding sequence ATGATGAACATCAAGCAGCTCGTACTGGCCAGCCATAACGCCGGCAAACTCAAAGAACTCCAGGCCATGCTCGGCGACTCGGTGCAACTGCGCTCGATTGGCGAATGGAGCAAGGTCGAGCCGGAAGAAACCGGCCTGTCGTTCGTCGAGAACGCGATCCTCAAGGCCCGCAATGCCGCGCGCATTTCCGGGCTGCCGGCACTGGCCGACGACTCCGGACTGGCAGTGGATTTCCTTGGTGGTGCGCCGGGCATCTACTCGGCGCGTTACGCCGACGGCCAGGGCGATGCGGCGAACAACGCCAAACTGATCGATGCGCTGAAGGACGTGCCGCAAGCCGAGCGCGGCGCGCAGTTCGTCTGCGTGCTGGCACTGGTGCGCCACGCCGATGATCCGCTGCCGATCCTCTGCGAAGGCCTGTGGCACGGGCGCATCCTCAACGCAGCCAGCGGCGCACACGGTTTCGGTTACGACCCGCTGTTCTGGGTGCCGGAGCGCGATTGCTCCAGCGCCGAGCTGAGCCCGGCCGACAAGAACCAGATCAGCCACCGCGCCCGTGCAATGGATCTGCTGCGCCAGCGTCTGGGCTTGAAATGA
- the hemW gene encoding radical SAM family heme chaperone HemW: MTTDSCASSLIIGGAASSPRAPLPTLPPLALYIHIPWCVRKCPYCDFNSHTASPVLPEQEYVDALLADLDQDLHAVYGRELTSIFFGGGTPSLFSAEALGRLLKGVEQRIPFAAEIEITLEANPGTFEQEKFVAYRKLGINRLSIGIQSFQQEKLEALGRIHNGDEAVRAAGMARQAGFDNFNLDLIHGLPDQSLDDALSDLRQAIALKPTHISWYQLTLEPNTVFWNQPPVLPEDDTLWDIQEAGQALLAEHGYAQYEVSAYAQAGRPARHNLNYWSFGDFIGIGAGAHGKLSHPDGRIVRTWKTRLPKDYLNPAKSFQAGEKSLSNDEMPFEFLMNALRLTAGVESRLYPERTGLSLDTLAEGRREAEQSGLLQVEPSRLAATERGQLFLNDLLQQFLN; the protein is encoded by the coding sequence ATGACCACTGATTCTTGCGCGTCGTCGCTGATCATCGGCGGCGCCGCGTCCTCGCCTCGGGCACCGCTGCCAACCCTGCCGCCCCTGGCGCTGTACATCCACATTCCGTGGTGTGTACGCAAATGCCCGTATTGCGATTTCAACTCGCACACCGCCAGCCCGGTGCTGCCGGAGCAGGAATACGTCGACGCGCTGCTGGCCGATCTCGACCAGGATCTGCATGCGGTGTATGGCCGTGAGCTGACCTCGATTTTCTTTGGTGGCGGGACGCCAAGCCTGTTCAGCGCCGAAGCCCTCGGGCGGTTGTTGAAGGGTGTCGAGCAGCGCATCCCGTTCGCCGCCGAAATCGAAATTACCCTTGAGGCCAATCCAGGCACCTTCGAGCAAGAGAAGTTTGTTGCCTATCGCAAGCTGGGGATCAATCGGCTGTCGATCGGCATCCAGAGCTTTCAGCAAGAAAAGCTGGAGGCCCTCGGCCGCATTCACAACGGTGACGAAGCCGTGCGTGCGGCGGGCATGGCGCGGCAGGCCGGGTTCGATAACTTCAACCTGGACTTGATTCACGGTTTGCCCGATCAGTCGCTGGACGATGCCTTGAGCGATCTGCGCCAGGCCATTGCGCTGAAGCCGACGCACATTTCCTGGTATCAACTGACGCTGGAGCCCAATACGGTGTTCTGGAACCAGCCGCCAGTGCTGCCGGAAGACGACACCCTGTGGGACATTCAGGAAGCTGGGCAGGCGCTGCTGGCCGAGCACGGTTACGCGCAATACGAAGTCTCGGCGTACGCCCAGGCCGGGCGACCGGCGCGGCACAACCTCAATTACTGGAGTTTCGGCGACTTCATCGGCATCGGCGCCGGCGCCCATGGCAAGCTGAGTCACCCGGACGGGCGCATCGTGCGCACATGGAAAACCCGCCTGCCGAAGGACTATCTGAATCCCGCAAAGAGCTTTCAGGCTGGCGAGAAATCGCTGAGCAATGACGAGATGCCCTTCGAGTTCCTGATGAACGCCCTGCGCCTGACTGCCGGGGTCGAATCGCGCCTGTATCCGGAGCGCACCGGCCTGTCGCTGGACACCCTCGCCGAAGGCCGCCGCGAAGCCGAACAAAGCGGCCTGTTGCAGGTCGAACCGTCACGCCTGGCGGCGACCGAACGCGGCCAGCTGTTTCTCAACGATTTGCTGCAACAATTTCTGAACTGA
- a CDS encoding DUF3392 domain-containing protein, whose protein sequence is MDLILDLLATVSRWSRSNLSEIALALVGCLLVLFGADFKGWVEQRLGSIAGALRVPLMALLCLIGSGAALIYATPWVIKGLSQFNNYSLAPVLLVVLVLIGVVADRR, encoded by the coding sequence ATGGATTTGATACTCGACCTGCTGGCCACCGTCTCCCGCTGGAGCCGCAGCAATCTCTCGGAAATCGCTTTGGCGCTGGTCGGTTGCCTGCTGGTGCTGTTCGGCGCTGACTTCAAAGGCTGGGTCGAGCAACGCCTGGGCAGCATCGCCGGCGCCCTGCGCGTGCCGCTGATGGCCCTGCTCTGCCTGATCGGCAGCGGCGCCGCGCTGATCTACGCCACGCCGTGGGTGATCAAAGGCCTGAGCCAGTTCAACAACTACAGCCTGGCGCCGGTGCTGCTGGTGGTGTTGGTGCTGATCGGCGTCGTAGCCGACCGCCGCTGA
- a CDS encoding RNA 2'-phosphotransferase, with translation MSKKLLDETSKFLSFVLRHQPQAIGLTLDSDGWANIDALISGAARDGRHLSRELIENVVTSSDKKRFTISADGHCIRAVQGHSTKSVDLQFEQKQPPQTLYHGTATRFLDSIHEQGLIPGQRHQVHLSDEIATASAVGQRYGTPVVLKVAAKQMEEQGFKFYQAENGVWLTEQVPARFLAPL, from the coding sequence ATGAGTAAAAAACTACTGGATGAGACGAGCAAATTTCTCAGCTTCGTGTTGCGTCACCAGCCTCAAGCGATTGGTCTTACGCTGGATTCGGATGGCTGGGCAAATATCGACGCACTGATCAGCGGCGCGGCGCGTGATGGCAGACATTTAAGTCGTGAGCTGATTGAAAACGTCGTGACCAGCAGTGACAAGAAGCGTTTTACGATTTCCGCTGATGGCCACTGTATACGCGCTGTTCAAGGCCACTCGACGAAAAGCGTTGATCTGCAATTCGAGCAGAAACAGCCACCGCAAACGCTCTACCACGGAACAGCGACGCGTTTTCTCGACTCGATCCACGAACAAGGCTTGATTCCAGGACAACGCCATCAGGTGCATCTGTCCGATGAGATCGCCACCGCGTCGGCCGTGGGTCAACGCTACGGAACGCCAGTCGTTCTGAAGGTTGCCGCGAAGCAGATGGAAGAACAGGGCTTCAAGTTCTATCAGGCCGAAAATGGCGTCTGGTTGACAGAGCAGGTGCCCGCTCGATTTCTTGCCCCCCTGTAA
- the trmB gene encoding tRNA (guanosine(46)-N7)-methyltransferase TrmB: MTESNDTPVQPDEGDERQHRRIKSFVMRAGRMTEGQQRGLDQGAPLYVLPLADAPVDYDQVFGRSAPRSLEIGFGMGHSLLEMAAAAPEQDFIGVEVHRPGVGALLNGVLTQGLTNLRVYDCDAIEVLNRCIADNSLDRLMLFFPDPWHKSRHHKRRIVQASFAELVRSKLKVGGILHMATDWEPYAEYMLEVMNVAPGYRNLAEDGKCVPRPAERPITKFERRGERLGHGVWDLKFEKIA, from the coding sequence ATGACTGAATCGAACGACACGCCTGTCCAGCCGGACGAAGGCGACGAGCGCCAACACCGCCGCATCAAGAGTTTCGTGATGCGCGCCGGGCGCATGACCGAAGGCCAGCAACGCGGCCTGGACCAGGGCGCGCCGCTGTATGTGCTGCCGCTGGCCGATGCGCCGGTCGATTACGACCAGGTGTTCGGCCGCTCGGCGCCGCGCTCGCTGGAAATCGGTTTCGGCATGGGCCACTCGCTGCTGGAAATGGCCGCTGCTGCTCCAGAGCAGGATTTCATCGGTGTTGAAGTGCACCGTCCGGGTGTTGGCGCGCTGCTCAATGGCGTGTTGACCCAAGGGCTGACCAACCTGCGGGTCTACGATTGCGACGCGATCGAAGTGCTCAACCGCTGCATCGCCGACAACAGCCTCGATCGCCTGATGCTGTTTTTCCCGGATCCGTGGCACAAAAGCCGCCACCACAAGCGCCGCATCGTCCAGGCCTCGTTCGCTGAACTGGTGCGCAGCAAGTTGAAGGTCGGTGGCATTCTGCACATGGCCACCGACTGGGAGCCTTACGCCGAGTACATGCTGGAAGTGATGAACGTCGCCCCGGGCTACCGCAACCTCGCCGAAGACGGCAAATGCGTCCCGCGCCCGGCCGAACGCCCGATCACCAAGTTCGAACGCCGTGGCGAACGCCTTGGCCATGGCGTGTGGGATCTGAAGTTCGAAAAGATCGCTTAA
- a CDS encoding thiazole synthase, whose translation MSIVRSDKPFVLAGRTYQSRLLVGTGKYRDMEETRQAIEASGAEIVTFAVRRTNLGQIEGEPNLLEVLSPERYTFLPNTAGCYDAIEAVRTCRLARELLDGHNLVKLEVLADQKTLFPNVIETLKAAETLVKEGFDVMVYTSDDPIIARQLAEIGCIAVMPLAGLIGSGLGICNPYNLQIILEEAKIPVLVDAGVGTASDATIAMELGCDAVLMNSAIAHAQQPVMMAQAMQHAIVAGRLAYLAGRMPKKLYASASSPLDGLIK comes from the coding sequence ATGAGCATCGTTCGTAGCGACAAGCCTTTTGTGCTGGCCGGTCGTACTTACCAGTCGCGTTTGCTGGTCGGTACCGGCAAGTACCGTGACATGGAAGAAACCCGCCAGGCCATCGAAGCCTCGGGTGCCGAAATCGTCACCTTCGCCGTACGCCGCACCAACCTGGGCCAGATCGAAGGCGAGCCGAACCTGCTTGAGGTGCTGTCGCCGGAGCGCTACACCTTCCTGCCGAACACTGCCGGTTGCTACGACGCCATCGAAGCCGTGCGCACCTGCCGCCTGGCGCGTGAGCTGCTCGACGGCCACAACCTGGTGAAGCTGGAAGTGCTGGCCGATCAGAAGACCCTGTTCCCCAACGTGATCGAAACCCTCAAGGCCGCCGAAACCCTGGTCAAGGAAGGCTTCGACGTGATGGTCTACACCAGCGATGACCCGATCATCGCCCGGCAACTGGCGGAAATCGGTTGCATCGCCGTGATGCCGCTGGCCGGTCTGATCGGCTCCGGTCTGGGCATCTGCAATCCGTACAACCTGCAGATCATCCTCGAAGAAGCCAAGATCCCGGTGCTGGTGGATGCCGGTGTCGGTACCGCTTCCGACGCGACCATCGCGATGGAGCTGGGTTGCGACGCCGTACTGATGAACTCGGCCATCGCCCACGCCCAGCAACCGGTGATGATGGCGCAAGCCATGCAGCACGCCATCGTCGCCGGTCGCCTGGCGTACCTCGCCGGCCGCATGCCGAAAAAACTCTATGCCAGCGCCTCTTCGCCGCTGGATGGTCTGATCAAGTAA
- the thiS gene encoding sulfur carrier protein ThiS translates to MRIQLNGESFELPDGETVAGLITRLELSGRRVAVELNLDIVPRSQHADTTLNDGDNVEVVHAIGGG, encoded by the coding sequence ATGCGCATTCAGTTGAACGGCGAGTCCTTTGAATTGCCCGACGGTGAAACCGTTGCGGGCCTGATCACCCGTCTGGAGCTGAGCGGGCGCCGTGTGGCCGTAGAGCTCAATCTGGACATCGTCCCGCGCAGCCAGCATGCCGACACCACGTTGAACGACGGCGACAACGTCGAAGTGGTCCACGCCATCGGCGGCGGCTGA
- a CDS encoding DUF423 domain-containing protein yields MLRGFLMMAAFFGFTGVALGAFAAHGLKNRLTPEYLTIFHTGVTYQLVHTLALFGVALLATQTQGRLVTWAGVSFTVGIVLFSGSLYLLTMTGISKLGIITPFGGLAFLIGWVCLGLAAWRLS; encoded by the coding sequence ATGCTGCGTGGCTTTTTGATGATGGCCGCTTTTTTCGGATTCACCGGTGTTGCGCTCGGTGCGTTCGCCGCCCACGGCCTGAAAAACCGTCTGACGCCGGAATACCTGACGATTTTCCACACCGGCGTCACCTACCAATTGGTGCACACACTCGCGCTGTTCGGCGTTGCGCTGCTGGCCACGCAGACTCAAGGGCGGCTGGTCACTTGGGCCGGCGTGTCCTTCACCGTCGGCATTGTATTGTTCTCCGGCAGCCTGTATCTGCTGACCATGACCGGCATCAGCAAACTCGGCATCATCACGCCGTTTGGTGGCCTCGCGTTTCTCATCGGTTGGGTTTGCCTCGGCCTCGCCGCCTGGCGCCTATCCTGA
- the mtgA gene encoding monofunctional biosynthetic peptidoglycan transglycosylase codes for MLRSIFRRLMKALLWFAGGSVLLVLVFRFVPPPGTALMVERKVESWVDGEPIDLQRTWKPWGEISDDLKVAVIAGEDQKFPEHWGFDLRAIQAALAHNELGGSIRGASTLSQQVSKNLFLWSGRSYLRKGLEAWFTALIEVFWPKQRILEVYLNSVEWDDGVFGAEAAARHHFGVSAKSLSRQQASYLAAVLPNPRVWSASHPTGYVSRRAGWIRQQMSQLGGDSYLLGLNDSRRAPWAE; via the coding sequence ATGCTGCGTTCAATTTTCCGTCGTCTCATGAAGGCTCTACTCTGGTTCGCCGGCGGCAGTGTCTTGCTGGTGCTGGTGTTTCGCTTCGTGCCACCGCCAGGCACGGCGCTGATGGTCGAGCGCAAGGTCGAATCCTGGGTCGACGGCGAGCCGATTGACCTGCAGCGCACCTGGAAACCGTGGGGCGAAATCTCCGATGACCTGAAAGTGGCGGTAATTGCTGGCGAAGACCAGAAATTCCCCGAGCACTGGGGTTTCGATCTGCGCGCAATACAGGCCGCTCTGGCCCACAACGAACTGGGCGGTTCGATTCGCGGCGCCAGCACCTTGAGCCAGCAGGTGTCGAAAAACCTCTTTCTCTGGTCGGGCCGCAGCTATCTGCGCAAAGGCTTGGAAGCGTGGTTTACCGCGCTGATCGAGGTGTTCTGGCCCAAGCAGCGGATTCTTGAGGTGTACCTGAACAGCGTCGAATGGGATGACGGCGTATTTGGCGCTGAAGCGGCGGCCCGCCACCACTTTGGCGTGAGCGCGAAGTCATTGTCGCGCCAGCAGGCGAGTTATCTGGCGGCGGTACTGCCCAATCCACGGGTGTGGAGCGCGAGTCATCCGACCGGTTATGTATCGCGACGGGCCGGGTGGATTCGGCAGCAGATGAGTCAGTTGGGCGGGGACAGTTATTTGCTCGGGCTAAATGATTCGCGACGGGCGCCTTGGGCTGAATAA